The Gemmatimonadaceae bacterium DNA segment TCGGACACTATCTCCGTATTGGTGGTGAGGCCGTCGTGAATACAGAGGGCGGCTGATGCGGCGCATTGTCGCGGATTATCCGCTCGTCATCACCGCGCTGCTGCTGTCAATCTTCGGAGTAGCGATGGTTTACTCCGCCGGGCAGACGGACACGCCGACAGCTGTCGCGCGCGTCTACAAGTCGCAGATCGTCTGGTTGGGCATCGGAATGCTCGGCGCGTACGGAATCAGCCGTTCGTCGGTGCGATTCATTGAGTGGGTGACGCTGCCGGCGTACATTTTGTCCATCCTGCTGCTCGCGGCGACGCTGGTCATTGGGTCTGGAGCGGGCACGGCCGCATCCACCAAAAGCTGGCTGGCGATCGGCGGCGTGCGCATCGGTCAGCCCTCGGAGCTGGCGAAGCTCACGGTAGTGCTGATGCTCGCCCACATCCTCGCGGCGCGCAAGGAGCCGCCGAGGTCTCTGCTCGATCTATGGAAGCCGGCGCTCGCGGTTGGCTTGCCATGGCTCATCATCATGCTGCAGCCGGACCTCGGCACCGGCATCGTGTTCATTGGCATTTTCTTTGGGATGCTGTACTGGTCCGGCGTGGCGTGGCCGCTTCTTCTTCTGCTTGGAAGCCCGGTGGTCAGTCTCATTCTGTCGTTCAGCACAGGAATGTGGGGAGCGTGGTTTCTCGTCCTGCTCGCACTCATACTGTACTACAGGCCATATCTCATAGAAGGAATCGTGCTGCTGGCGGCGAACATCGCAACCGGCGTGGTCGCGCCGATTCTCTGGGAGAAGCTCGCGCCGTACCAGCAGAACCGGCTCAAGGTCTTTCTCGATCCCGCCGCCGACCCGCGCGCGTCGGGATATCACGTGATCCAGTCGAAGATCGCGATCGGATCGGGAGGACTCTTCGGTCAGGGCTTTACCCTCGGAACGCAGAAGCGACTGGCATTCCTGCCTGAACAGCACACCGACTTCATCTTCGCCGTCCTTGGCGAGGAGATGGGGTTCCTCGGCGTCACGGTGGCGCTGACGCTCTTTCTCGTGCTGTTTCTTCGCATCACCCAGATCGCCGGCCGCGCCAACGATTCGTACAGCTCGCTCGTTGCGTTCGGACTCATGGCGAGCTGGTTCGTGCACGTCCTGGTGAACGTCGGCATGACGCTCAACCTGATGCCGATCACAGGCATCCCGCTGCCGTTCTTCAGCTACGGCGGGTCATTCATGCTCGCAAGCTGGTTAGCCATAGGAGTGCTCATGCGCATCTCCGGCGAAGGCCGGGGCAAGGCCGCCTTCCGCACCAGCTGAGAGTCAATTGTCTGCGAGGTACGAGCGTCGGCCTGTCTCGCCTGAATCCTCGCGGGATCCTCGCGGGATCCTCGCGGAAAACCTTGCCTGTCTCGCACCTCCCGGTCACATTTCTACGAATGGCCTGGTTCCGCAAAGAAAAGAAGCCCCGACAACCGCGGCGTGAGAAACACGAGATACCCGCGGATGCGTGGGAGAAATGCGAGCGATGCGGACACACCGACATCCGCGAGAATTTCGTCCGCAACCTGAACGTATGCCCGGGGTGCGACTATCACCGCCGCATACGGGCCATCGAGTACGTCAATCTCCTCCTCGATGAGGGCACCACCGAAGAGACCGAAACCGATATTCGATCCACGGATCCCCTCGGTTTCCCCGAGTATCCCGGGCGCCTCGCCAAGGCCATCGCCAAGTCGGGCGAGGGCGACGCCATCCTCACGTTCACCGGACAGCTCCTCGAGCTGCCGGTGTGCCTCGGCGTGATGGACTTCGCCTTCATGGGTGGCTCCATGGGATCCGTCGTCGGTGAGAAGATCGCACGGCTCGGACAGAAGGCGCTGGAGAGAAAGTTCGCGTTCATTCTCGTCTCCTCATCCGGCGGCGCCCGAATGCAGGAGGGAGTGCTCAGCCTGATGCAGATGGCGAAGGCCGCGGCCATCCTGTCGCAGCTTGCCGAACGTCGTATTCCATACGTTTCGATTCTCACGAACCCGACGACCGGCGGAGTCAGTGCGAGCTTCGCCATGCTCGGTGACGCCATCCTCGCCGAGCCGGGCGCTGTCATCGGGTTCGCCGGGCCTCGCGTCATCAAGCAGACGATCGGGCAGGATCTCCCCGAAGGA contains these protein-coding regions:
- the accD gene encoding acetyl-CoA carboxylase, carboxyltransferase subunit beta, with the protein product MAWFRKEKKPRQPRREKHEIPADAWEKCERCGHTDIRENFVRNLNVCPGCDYHRRIRAIEYVNLLLDEGTTEETETDIRSTDPLGFPEYPGRLAKAIAKSGEGDAILTFTGQLLELPVCLGVMDFAFMGGSMGSVVGEKIARLGQKALERKFAFILVSSSGGARMQEGVLSLMQMAKAAAILSQLAERRIPYVSILTNPTTGGVSASFAMLGDAILAEPGAVIGFAGPRVIKQTIGQDLPEGFQTSEFLLEHGMVDAVVQRKDLKQTVGQLLRHMSGKPAAAGWTAA
- the rodA gene encoding rod shape-determining protein RodA — translated: MRRIVADYPLVITALLLSIFGVAMVYSAGQTDTPTAVARVYKSQIVWLGIGMLGAYGISRSSVRFIEWVTLPAYILSILLLAATLVIGSGAGTAASTKSWLAIGGVRIGQPSELAKLTVVLMLAHILAARKEPPRSLLDLWKPALAVGLPWLIIMLQPDLGTGIVFIGIFFGMLYWSGVAWPLLLLLGSPVVSLILSFSTGMWGAWFLVLLALILYYRPYLIEGIVLLAANIATGVVAPILWEKLAPYQQNRLKVFLDPAADPRASGYHVIQSKIAIGSGGLFGQGFTLGTQKRLAFLPEQHTDFIFAVLGEEMGFLGVTVALTLFLVLFLRITQIAGRANDSYSSLVAFGLMASWFVHVLVNVGMTLNLMPITGIPLPFFSYGGSFMLASWLAIGVLMRISGEGRGKAAFRTS